The Zygotorulaspora mrakii chromosome 6, complete sequence genome includes the window CACCACGTTAAGATCGCATTTTCTGAAAGTGTTCCATGTAGAGAACGAAATTTTGGCAACATTGAAATTCTTTGTCTTTCCAAACCACACTTGTCCCTCTTCTGAAATTGTGTCGGCTATAGTCTTCAGGTAAACTGCGATTGACGTAGGATCAGAAGCGTCGACACCCATGGAATAGAAAAATGTGCCGATCTCACCCTTCAGTTTGTCCTTTGAGTGCAATCCAGTTACGATTGATGTCTGATCGACGTTCCCATTGGTCGATGCAGCAGCAGAAGTCTCCCCATTACTACTCTTATCCAGTGCAGCAGACCCGTTCTTATGATGCTGATGGTGACGATCCCCTGTATTGTTATACGATTGATGGTTTGACGGAATGTATTTAATCATTGTGATAAGATCGGGCGGGCCAAGATCCTTAAACTGCGGTATGTTCAATTTTCTCTCATTGAGAGCATAGCCAATGACATCTTCCTTCACCTCGGGGATTGAACCCTGAGAAAACATAATAAATTCGCCAATTGTCTAAACAATGCGTGGGACACCGTTAACCTTGCCTAGGGACCTTCAATGAACCTGCTCAGCCTGTTGATACTACTGATGCAGACGTAAAACCGCACcaagatatttgaaatgaatCGAACTTTCCAATCCGCCTTGTCTGAAAAGGGGAAAAATACTTATTCCAAAAATGCTTACCCGGATAAATACACACATACATAGGATCTCTATCATACACAGATTCTCAGGTGGTTTTGTCGTCATTAAGGTCCCACTCCTTGGCTGTGAGACAATACTTCTCTGGTGGCAGTCTTACACCCCACATGCCCATGACCTGCGGAAGCGATTTCTTATTTCTCTCTGCCGCTAGCTGCAGAAGCAGCTCTTTCGGAGCTGTTGGTTTGAACTCGTACTGCGTACGCGCCGCGATCGCAAGCCGTACGTCCTCCACGGCGAGACCGCCGGTATTGTCAGCATAGTCATTGTAAACCACCGCATCCTTCAGCACGCCCCGCGTGTACCTGTAGGCGAAATCCATGAGTTGGAGCGGCACCTGGTCCTCGTACTGGTGGATTGACTGCGACGCCAGCAGAAGATGCAGAAGTCTGACGTCCCGAGGAATGTTATCCTGCGATGCCGTCTCGCCCGGCGCTCCTGATCCTCCCGACACACCATTCCCACTTGTGCTGCCATTGCCACTGCCGGCATGCCCATAACCGTTCGCTTGCGAACTTGGCATTAGTGTTGAAAGAACGGAATATCACCACAGTTCACGATTGCAACTACACACTCCCGTTGCTCTGCTGTATGTGTCAAAATCAAGCACGACTGGACATATCTGATATTATGTCATATACTCTGTCTGCAAGCATAATTCCCATAGCCCTCGTTTGGACAAAATGGAAGGTGAAAAACTACCGAACGTAGACAATGACACAACCACCAAAACCTGAACAGATCAACGTATATCGCTTTGAACGTCATGTAGGCCGGGTAGCGTGTGACCAGCTAAGACGGGTAACAAATGGAGACAGGATTCTCATGGAATGTCATAGAACGTCGTggaatctttttttttctcgttGGAGCCGCTGATCTCGATTCGTCCAGTATATAAGGAGCCAGAGACACGGCGGTTTAAGGGTTACACGTTCAGAACTTAAGAGTCAGCCGAGAACAGGTAACAGCTTTACGAGACAGTTCACTTGTTTAGCGCGGAAAAACTAGCACTCACTGATATTAGGTATTAGAGAAATGTCGGACGATTGGGAATCTTCAACGGTTATTGGGCAAAGAGTGAGAACTGGAGGTGGTGGCGGACCTAGAGCCAATGTTGCGAGATCGCAGGGCCAAATCAACGCAGCAAGAAGACAGGGGTTGGTGCTTTCTGTGGACAAGAAATATGGTACTACGAACACCAAGGCTGACAGTGAAGGCCAGCGGCTGACCAAGGTGGACCGGGAAACGGATATCGTCAAGCCAAAGAAACTTGACCCCGAAGTCGGTAAAGCCATCTCGCGCGTTCGTACAGAGAAGAAGCTATCCCAGAAGGACCTAGCTACCAGGATCAACGAAAAGCCCACCGTTATTAACGATTACGAGGCAGCCAGAGCGATTCCTAATCAGCAGGTTTTGGGTAAATTGGAAAGAGCTCTTGGTGTCAAACTGAGAGGCAAGGCCATTGGCGAGCCGTTGGGTGGCCCCAAAAAGAAGTAAGTCACTTCTGCAGCATGATTCTTACCGCTCCTGTAACGACCCATTTGTGATGAACTCTAGATCAGTATAGATAGATAAACCTGCATGTGTGTGTATGTGTATATTTAGCTGGcaagcatttttttttccattccATTCTGTACTGGAAGTTGGCTTTTTCGCTAGACGACTATatgtcaaaaaatttgatcttGCGGAAGCAGTCGGTGTCCGGAAAACACCAAAGTCGAAGCTCGTGGTGACCAGCCTCGGATAAGATTCATTGCGTATTCATGTCGGCCCTACATTTCCAACCACAGCATGAGCCCTCTCAAGTATACTCTATTGCGGGAAAGGCTTTGAAATTGACTTCGGCAGAAGATATCGAACCGGTTATCGATGAACTATCCAAGCTATCAAAATGCACCAAGATTGATCTTTCTGGTAACACTATTGGTGTCGGAGCCTCGAAAGCACTCGCCGACTTCATTTCGAAACATGACTCAGTGAAAGATTATGTTCAAGAGATCAACTTTGCCGATTTGTATACGTCGAGACTGGTTGATGAAGTCGTGGAGTCACTGAACAGTTTATTGCCAGCTCTTTTGAGTTGTAATCAATTAGAGATTCTGAATTTAAGTGATAATGCTTTTGGTTTGAGAACTATTGATATCTTGGAGAAATTTATCTCTAACGCTGTTCATTTGAAgcatttgattttgagtAACAATGGTATGGGTCCATTCGCCGGTGAAAGAATCGGTAAGGCATTGTTCCACTTGTCACAGAACAAACTAAAATCGAAGGAGCCAATGTTGGAGACATTCATCTGCGGCAGGAATAGATTGGAAAATGGATCTGCATTATACCTTGCGTTAGGGCTTAAGAGTCACGGGGAcggattgaaaaatgtcaGACTATATCAAAATGGTATTAGACCAAAAGGTGTCTCAACGTTGATCCAATACGGATTGAGGTTCAATAAAAATCTTAAAGTCTTGGATTTCCAAGATAATACATTCACCAAGACTGCATCCTCTTTCTTGGCTAAAAATCTACcaatttggaaattatCTTTAATCGAACTAAATTTGAACGAttgtcttttgaaaaaggatGGCTGTGATGAGGTCTTTAAAGTATTTCAGAATGATAAATTTGTAAACCTGGAAATTCTAAAATTAGAATATAACGAAATGGTTCAAGAGACTGTAGAATCATCGTTATTGCCAGCGCTAGAAAACGGGAATCTgccaaatttgaaaattttagaagTGAACGGTAATAGATTGGAGGAGGATTCTGAGGCTTTGGACACTCTACAGGGGCTATTTACGGAATTAGAACTAGATGATTTGGAAGAGTTAGAtagtgaagatgaagatgaagatgaagatgaagaggaggaagacGAAGCTGAGAAAttcgaagaaattgaaaccGAGGTCTTGGAAAAGAACCTTTTGGAGTTAAGTATAAATGATTTGGCTgataatttatcaaaaactCATATCTAAAATTGTAATATACAATTGCAGAATATGCTTTTGATCATTTGCTGATCATCTGATGGAAATTCCATTTTCTATGCAATCAATTAATTTATCCTTTTGAGACCATTGATTCTCTAACCATTTTTCTAGATTTCTTCCCTTGGCTGGTAATAGAGGCCCCAActcatgtttttttatGTGAATCATTATAACGATAGGAGGTTTAGTCGTTGTGTAGGTTGGATTTTCCTCAATTGAAACCTTTTCCGGTTGCAGCatctcaaaaaatgatggatTTACTTGTTCTAATTGATAGCCATTATGTAATTTAAATTGACCGTTAAGATGATCATGATCAAATTTGGTATTTGTGCACTTTGGCTTGTAGTAAACAATTGTGAAATCAAACAAATTCCTGTTGACTCTTATTAATTCTTTTGGTActgctttttcttgtttccCATTGTTGCACTTTGACGGTTCTTCTTTGATCTCTCCACCATAACTATTTTGAAGCCCTAATACCATTGAAGCTTGTGCAAAATCTTGTTCAACAGTATTTTCACTTTGAGAACTGGCTTTGATaacaaatttatcaacaCCGTtattcagaatttttttggcatTATCAAAGACGCTCGAATGATGTTTCGTTTTAACCCTGTTTATATTGCCAAAACATCTTACAACACTTATAAAACTCTTGAACCTTGGGTAAAGTACATTGTAAAATTTAGCTACAAATGAGTAATCTTGGTTCAATTTTCTCTGAACAATGCTCAATTCTGTCGTCAGAATATTGACCTCTGGAAATATTGTTACAACTTCATTGCCATCCTTAGAAAGGTGctgttttatttcttttggcaTTACAAAACTGTTTTCGTCTTTGATCagtatatttttaattAATGAAAGATGTGGAAAGTTAACAACTTTACCCCATgtcagaaatttcaatctgGGGAATGATAGTTCACCAGTGctccaaaagtttttgagaatttctcttttatttGCAAAGCTTATTGAATTATAGCCGCTATGCTGCAGTAAGTAATTTATCAGCACATAATCATTTATGGACCTATGGTTAGATATTAGTAGAGTTGTCATCACTCTATTGTTCTCATCATAAAGATTCAGGTCATCACTTTCAGCAGtaacaaaaatttgcacGTTTTTCTTATCCTTGAGTGTCATTTCCACGACATGCAACTGAAAACATAATTGAACAACTTGTGACAATTTCTCTAATCCAGGTAAAACCCTCTCtgaaataaatgaaattgcTTTGGGTAACACTTGTTGAAGATGTTTGCCAAAAAAAGGTACACAGTTGCACAAAGTCTggtttattttcaaaagaatattcaTCAAGTGATTCTGAACCGAAAACTTCAGGAATCTTTGGCAACATGATATGACACTTTGTGAAATGATGTAAGAGCATAAAATAGCTATTCGGAGAGAGACACAAATCCAATCATACACCTCCCatgttttttgaatattatGAATcgatccaaaaaaattggtctCCACACTGTCTCTCACTGCCATTAGCTAACTTAGTAAGACTGTTCTGAAGGTTAGGAGGGCTTTGAATGGTCTTCAACCAGCTCAAATGCTATTGAGAGTCACTTTTATATTATTCTGTTAATTCCTATAGTTTGTGTCATCTGGCATATAAACCCAACCaccaaatgaaaagagtagataatcaaaagtttcaaagaaCCATCTCATCacaattcaaattattgaaagatgtAAATAAGTTTTACAATTGACGCAAAGTCATTGGATCTAAGCCTGTATACTAAATGCTTCTACTAGGTTTGGGAAAGTCTTTCTCAAGTGGTCGATTGGGATCTCAGAGCGCTCCAAAGATCCTAAATGTGGGACGAACTCTGCTGAATAGAAATCTGTCGCTGAAGCCCGACCTTTCGAAATTCAAGCTAAATTCACCACCACCTGGTGGAGTAGTGGGTACTTCAAATGATGCCTTCAAGCCGCCTGAACCTGACTACTTCCACGGGTCCTATCACTGGTATTATGAGCGCATAACAGCCGCTTCTTTGATTCCCTTGACTTCAATACCATTATATATTACGCTGACCGGGGGAGTGGTACCCCCATTATTGGATGCTGCTTTGGGTGTAGTATTGCTACTACATGTTAATCAGGGCCTTACAAGTTGCATAATAGACTACATTCCCAAGAGAAAATTTGGCATATGGCATGATTTGGCACGTTATTTGTTGTTTGGTGGTTCGGGCCTTGGACTTTACGGAATATATGACCTTGAAACTAGTAATAATGGGATTGTAGATCTCTTGActaaaattttgaaagaggaCGAATCAAACTTGTACATTTTTGGGCGCAATTGAGTAACCGCAATTGCAggatatttttttgtaaatattAAGCATCTATAATACTATTTATTGAACAATCAACGAAAAACGAATAGCTCTTTGTCTGTACCGCATCTTACCGTAAgttatttttcagcaatgTTGAAGGATAATTCTACATGAAGTAGACTTATTTGCAAGCATACATGAATGCCATACAAgagaaaataaagaattgCGAAAATACTTTGGATTTCACAGTAACATTAAGAGAAGAGCTAAAGCTTGAGCGCACCTGCTCTTGCCAACTGATCAGCTTTTTCATTGCCTTCTTCACCAGCATGCCCCTTGACCCACTGGATCTTGAACTCTCCcttgttttcaaattgatctTTATTTATTTCATAAAACTCCTTCACCTTGgcaaatttcttgattaAATCGAGAGCAATATCTCTGTTCGGCATGGATGACTGTTCTGACGGCGTTAAAGATGTGTATCTATCGTTTAGTAATTTAGCAACATATTCAGAATctgttttgatttcatAGTTTCTTTTGTCCTCTCTTTCCGTCAAGTTTTCCCAGATGGTATCCAAACAGCTTGAAACAGCTTGTAGTTCAGCTCTATTATTAGTCTGGGTCCCTTGTCGTAACGGTTCTGATATGTTGTAgccttcttcatctttgaaatagACACCGTACCCAGCGCGGGAACTTGAGGTACCGTTAGCCAGCGCCGATCCATCGCAGTAAACTGTAGATATTTTATCATATTTTACAGATTTTTTCGGGATCTTGTATTGAGAACCGAACTGTTCTGCAGAGACTCCAATATACCGATAGTTAACATCCGGATTTGAAGAGCCATTCATAAAGTTAATGGCGTCTTCCtgattatcaaattttttaaaggATATACCTTTTCTGCCTTTAACATATTGCTGACAGTCATTCCAATTGTCGAAAATCTGGCTGGAAGACTCTTTACTACTACTCCTTACCGAATAGTagttctttgtttttgaatttgcatTAATCTTTGGTGTGGACTTGCTCACGAATTTAGTATAAGATGGAGAAACAGATGAATAATAACTATCAAAGGTAGGATAGTTAAAACTATAGCTCGGGTTGTGGTGACGTGTTGGTCTGGAATATTCTATCGAAGTCGAAGAATCATTATAGTTTTCTGAATTGCCTGAATCACTAGAACCGCGAGAATAACCGGAATAACCTGAATAACCAGAATTGTTAGAGGCAAATGCCTGTGATTCAGCTAAGGTGTCGAATCGTTTGTAACATGCTCCCGAAAAACCACTGACCTGTGCCTTGCACTCCTCCCAACTTGAGTACACACCAGTATTTCTGCCCTTTTGCACAGCATAATATCCACCTTTCTTCCCTGCCATCTTGATGACTCTAAATACGGAATGTACCTCAATGTGTTTTGTAAAGAGCGAGTATCCTGATTCACTTAAAAGACTAGATATAAACCCAGTTTTCATTAATCTAGAGCATTCGAAATAgtgtttctttttttgggTAAGTAAGAAGTCTCAAACTACAAGAATAGCACTTTTTCCAAACCAAGGTTGTAAACAAAAACGCTACAAGGGAAACATATTTCGTGGTACAAATGTTGGAATGAAGATTGATTCAAGTATGAACAAAGGTCAGTTTGCGGGAATCAATTTTCCAAACACACCGTACAGTGAGGGACTAAAGTCGGGTGCTGCCCCAACAGAAGATTTATTGATTTTAAAAGCTTGTCGCGTGTACAAAGATTAGGAATCTGAACACACTGGAGTCTGTCGCGTGGAATAAGAAATGGCAGCTGTGCTATATATTTTATgggataaaaaaaatggcgTGATGATAACATGAGCCCTGAACGACTAAGGGTGAAAATACTTTATTCATCATCCACTTTATCGCTCCATAGGTGCTTTTTTGAGGTAGAGATATTGACATCTCTTCCAGATACTAAATCTCTTCCAGATGTTTAGTCACAATCCATTTAGTTTTTATCTCATTCtatgatataggaaatcAAGAACTTATATTCCTCTATAACCGAACATCACGATGCCTATAtggaaaaaatgttttctttgGAGTTGTCAATAGTGACTTACTTAGCTATTGGTGATAATATTATGATGTTCAgttatagagatatataagccctttctttcatatatctaACTTCTCtcacaatatcgatttatatttcaacaaatatcATACtatcattatcaatgtctaaccaagttactattGACCACTCCGAAGAAGCacttctttccaaatagtaGGCTACAGCTATAGTATAGATCTTGGTTTAGAAGAGTCGTTCTATGAGTGTTCATGTGTTGACTTTGCATTGCAAACTTGGTAACAAGTACATtttaattgaatatcaaattCACCAATCCGCGATAGTTTAATGGTTAGAATGGGCGCTTGTCGCGTGCCAGATCGGGGTTCAATTCCCCGTCGCGGAGAATTTTTTAATCTTGAAGATTGTAAAATACTCAATATGTGAAGAAAGCATGGATGccatttcttcattcttAAAATTAAtatatcaaatgaaaataattATGACTACAGATCCTTTATTTAATGAGTTctgtgatttttttgaccGTCTACGGCGGCTTTGACTAATTTTTCTGTGGCTACTTTCTTTCTTACCTTCTCTCTCGTGGTTAGGTGCTTGTGAACGTAATCCATCTCCCCTTTAGCAATCAAGGTTCTCAAAAGAACGTCCAAAATTTCCGCATTTCTTTCTAGTTGACCACTTTCCAGTTCTTCTACTTGTTGGCGAATCTTTGATctcctcttttttgaagcattgGCCAtaattgtcttgtttcttgCCAATGTGGACAATTTCACACTGAACTTTCTGCTGCTCGAATTCGTGATGGTTACCTGATTCAGATATTTTGCGTAATCTGGAGACAAGGTGTCGAcctctcttttcaactcGGAGATGCTTTTGTCAAAAAAGGCAGGTATTAGTAGAATCGTTTGGTAatgtttatttttcaaatcactCAGCGGAGGACCTTCACCGTGATTGTGGAAAAAATCGATGCATAGTGCGTTTACCCAAACGAATATTGTCTCAATTTCTAGTTGAGTCAATGCTCTTCCATACCCGGAAACTGTATAAGCATTGCCAAGTGCAGACGAAACAGCATTCTCCCAACGAGATTTAGTTCCGGAAAGCCTTTTATATTTGGCCATGGTAAGTTGTGGCAAAAGTAAGGAATCCGCGGCCCCTAAAATATATGACCATCCTTTCAACatgactttgaaaagcaATGTTTGAGACAAAGTGGAAGCTATGACACTCAGATTAGAATTTAGATAGTCGAACAGAGGAACAATGGCATCGTAAATAACATCCTTTGGGGCTGGTGTAGTGCCATAATTACCACAAACCGCTCTTAATGTTGCTCTGGAAAAAGCATAGTCGATAAAAGTTACGAATTTGTTGATAACTAGTTCTATTGCCCTAtctcttgttcttgttaGCGTTCTGTAAGCTCTGCCAATGCAAAATAACGGATCCATTTTCTCACTCTCGAGTGAAACTTCCAGAAGTAGCCTTCCCTGTGTACCTAATAATAGCATAACCTCGTTAGGAAACCCGTCATCTGTGAATTTTCTGTGGTCTAACAAAAGAGAGCAGTTACCACAAATATCATAGTTACTTAGTTGATGTAATTTTCCTCGTGGCCTATGCCATACGGTCAGAGCAATCGAACgtgatttttcaacaggGATCTCTATCTCAAACTCTTCATCCCATACAGGGTTAATCGATTTGGCAACCGTTTTAGTCTTACCAATTTCACTCCGTTTTTTTGTATCCACCAGTGATACAAAAGCGTTTGATAGTCCATCGTTACTAAAACCTTTGATATTTTCCGCACCAATAACACGTACGGTGTAAATTTGATGTAATGTTTGCTTTGAATTAGTGAAACTTGCCTTTTTACCTCGCATTTTTCGTTCATTATGAACTATCACTTCGGATAATTGCTCAGCTTTTAGTTGCTCGTCCAAgtcatttattttttggatcaTGGCCTCTAGATTATTCAAGATAACACATGTGCGTTTTTTAAACTGATATGGTTTTGGTGCCATGACGACGGATGATGATCGaaatgcatttttcatGTCTGTAAACGACCAATTACGTAATATTTCGGAAGAAAATCTACCATCGTTGACATTTTccttattttcttctccatTTATATTCATTTCGGAGGAATCATGTaacaaatctttttcaaggATGGCTAATGAATTTGTTGCATAGGTATGAATACCGTCTGAAAATGCTTTTAAGAGAAGCGTTATTACCTTAGCGTTTTCATACTTATCTTCCCATTGTAGCTTCCGAAACATTGCTATCGACTCGTTTATCATCTTAAATATATCCACGACGGAAGAGCTGAAATTGGTTTCCGAATTAACAGACAACCAgctttcattttgaatacTTGATTCAATGACTCTGGGTATCCTGGAACACACCTCGCCACAAAGGTCATTCAAATATCGTGAGAACAAGCTTTCCAACTTAAAGGGGAACGCTGCTCCAGGTTTCACCTGTGAATATATATCATGCACCTCTTTGAAAACCGAATAGGCCTCTAAGGCATCAACCGGTGGAATAGCCTCGCCTCTTTTAGCttcattgtatttttcagccCGTTTGATCATAGTCGGTGCGTCCGACGCTAATGCTTCGATCAGTACTGTAGCACATTCGAATGATAAATTAATATTATCTAAAAGTGGTTTGCTATACCTTTTTTGTATACTTTTAATTTGCTCAATTATTAGTTCAGCAACGTTTTGAATATGCTGTATTTCAATCGTGTTATCTTTCGGTACTCCTTCCAATAAGGATATATAGTAGCGCTCGcttgtttcaaatattgttttACGAAGTCTCCTTAGTGGTCTGGTATTGCTGTAAGCAGAACgctttttgaataaaatcATTGAGGGGTCTGTCTCGACGTAAGTATAGTAGAATGATAATACAggagaaaattttggtttcGTGCTGGTGTATATGGCTGTCAACAGATTGTTAATAGAGTTGATGCATTGTTCTGATGTATGAAATAGATTCACCAGCCACATTCTTTGATCTATATCATTCCAGGCTGCTACATTCGAATTATCCTCGAATCGAAGAATTCTGGTGTTAATAAAGCTAAATAGATTTTCTGTAAGCTTTGGGTTCAGTTCCTCGTCATCAAGAATGCTTAAGTTTGCTGCAGTATATGACAAAGAGCCAAGTGTGGAATGATAGTCAACTCGCCAATATTTCGAGGCCTTTGTAAGGAAAAATAACCCAGTTTGTGATAGTCCCAGAGAATCAATACTGTTCACTGACTCTTTTCTAAAAATTTTGACTAGAAGTGCTGTGAACATATCTCTAGAGTTCTTGGGTATGATATTTTGGAGATTTTCATACTTAACGGCAGACTTCCCTTTGtcattgaatttatctAGCAAGACCGCTATTTCACTCATTTCATAAGTTTTCCAGTTTTCGTAATACTTTTCAGAAGAGAAATCCTGTACTGAAAACTGTCCTGTATCGTTCGCTACTCTTCTTCTCAGAGCCAGTAATTCCTCACAGTACACATGGTTTTGAGATACCTTCATAGCAGTTATTATATCTTGTTGCAATTGAACTTCGTCAACTTGAAACAATTCCATAAAATACGAGGAGTGTGTAACTTCGTTCAATCTGAAGGTTGGTCTAAGGGTTACGTTTACGGTATTTTCTAATTTGGACGGCTCTATAGAGAGTTCTGAGGTTATCTTTTTCAGCGATGTTTTTCTAGGCTTAACAGAATCCTTATATTGCTCTAGTTTGATTTTCAAGCTTCCTGTGATACTGGCTGAACCTAATTCTATCAAtatattgatgaaacaCGAAATTTCCGTGTATAATTCTTTTTGGATGTTATCAACAATCAACTTGTTCAGTTCACCGTTGGCCGCCTTTGTAAAATGCACTATAAgctcttcaaatctttgCATAGACTTCAGGGTTTGCGTCATTGTAGGATTTAAAAACACGTCATtataaaatttcaaataacTTCTTCGAAGCTTGTCATTCAATAGCTTAACTTTCCCGACTGCAACTTTGCTTAGgtatttttccagtttAGGAAGGATATTCTGTAGAATTTCGACCTCAGTTGGACCTTTAACAGGGGCGGTGCCACTGGAAAACCACGAAACACGCCTGCTACGCCTTTCACTCTTTGAAACCTCTTTTACTGATGTTGCGGGTACTGTTTCTctgacatatttttcttgaaatcttggCTCATTGATATATTCCAGCACCAGCAGCCTTAATGTATACAGATACAATTCTGAAGAGCTTACTGTGGTACCGTATGCCTGCAACACAGTGGGCACCGTTAGCAAACTCTCAGAAGTAGAATATGACGATCCTGAAGCTATGCGTCGCATGTATGCCACAATATAGGGAGCAGTAGTTTGAgtgttgttgttgctttGTTAATCGAAATATGGTTATGCTTTTTCTACAAAACGTCTGATGAGCGAAAATACTCGGAACACGAAACTTGAATCAACTTGACATAAAAAACGAGAAGAGAATGACCCGTTCTCGTATACAAAACACTGCAGCATTGctcgaaaaaaaaacactACTTGACCCGACCTACTCAGTCGCTTCACTAGCCTCTGGAAAATTTAATTTATCTTCCGGAGAAGACGGCGATTTTTTCACACCAATTTCCTCAGAATTAGACAGATATTTCGAGAGAATTTTATTCAAAGTGAACATGGTCATCTTTT containing:
- the TAF9 gene encoding chromatin modification protein (similar to Saccharomyces cerevisiae TAF9 (YMR236W); ancestral locus Anc_8.771); this translates as MPSSQANGYGHAGSGNGSTSGNGVSGGSGAPGETASQDNIPRDVRLLHLLLASQSIHQYEDQVPLQLMDFAYRYTRGVLKDAVVYNDYADNTGGLAVEDVRLAIAARTQYEFKPTAPKELLLQLAAERNKKSLPQVMGMWGVRLPPEKYCLTAKEWDLNDDKTT
- the MBF1 gene encoding multiprotein-bridging factor 1 (similar to Saccharomyces cerevisiae MBF1 (YOR298C- A); ancestral locus Anc_8.770) translates to MSDDWESSTVIGQRVRTGGGGGPRANVARSQGQINAARRQGLVLSVDKKYGTTNTKADSEGQRLTKVDRETDIVKPKKLDPEVGKAISRVRTEKKLSQKDLATRINEKPTVINDYEAARAIPNQQVLGKLERALGVKLRGKAIGEPLGGPKKK
- the RNA1 gene encoding GTPase-activating protein RNA1 (similar to Saccharomyces cerevisiae RNA1 (YMR235C); ancestral locus Anc_8.769) translates to MSALHFQPQHEPSQVYSIAGKALKLTSAEDIEPVIDELSKLSKCTKIDLSGNTIGVGASKALADFISKHDSVKDYVQEINFADLYTSRLVDEVVESLNSLLPALLSCNQLEILNLSDNAFGLRTIDILEKFISNAVHLKHLILSNNGMGPFAGERIGKALFHLSQNKLKSKEPMLETFICGRNRLENGSALYLALGLKSHGDGLKNVRLYQNGIRPKGVSTLIQYGLRFNKNLKVLDFQDNTFTKTASSFLAKNLPIWKLSLIELNLNDCLLKKDGCDEVFKVFQNDKFVNLEILKLEYNEMVQETVESSLLPALENGNLPNLKILEVNGNRLEEDSEALDTLQGLFTELELDDLEELDSEDEDEDEDEEEEDEAEKFEEIETEVLEKNLLELSINDLADNLSKTHI
- the MUM3 gene encoding Mum3p (similar to Saccharomyces cerevisiae MUM3 (YOR298W); ancestral locus Anc_8.768), which translates into the protein MAVRDSVETNFFGSIHNIQKTWEVYDWICVSLRIAILCSYIISQSVISCCQRFLKFSVQNHLMNILLKINQTLCNCVPFFGKHLQQVLPKAISFISERVLPGLEKLSQVVQLCFQLHVVEMTLKDKKNVQIFVTAESDDLNLYDENNRVMTTLLISNHRSINDYVLINYLLQHSGYNSISFANKREILKNFWSTGELSFPRLKFLTWGKVVNFPHLSLIKNILIKDENSFVMPKEIKQHLSKDGNEVVTIFPEVNILTTELSIVQRKLNQDYSFVAKFYNVLYPRFKSFISVVRCFGNINRVKTKHHSSVFDNAKKILNNGVDKFVIKASSQSENTVEQDFAQASMVLGLQNSYGGEIKEEPSKCNNGKQEKAVPKELIRVNRNLFDFTIVYYKPKCTNTKFDHDHLNGQFKLHNGYQLEQVNPSFFEMLQPEKVSIEENPTYTTTKPPIVIMIHIKKHELGPLLPAKGRNLEKWLENQWSQKDKLIDCIENGISIR
- the TIM18 gene encoding Tim18p (similar to Saccharomyces cerevisiae TIM18 (YOR297C); ancestral locus Anc_8.767), whose amino-acid sequence is MLLLGLGKSFSSGRLGSQSAPKILNVGRTLLNRNLSLKPDLSKFKLNSPPPGGVVGTSNDAFKPPEPDYFHGSYHWYYERITAASLIPLTSIPLYITLTGGVVPPLLDAALGVVLLLHVNQGLTSCIIDYIPKRKFGIWHDLARYLLFGGSGLGLYGIYDLETSNNGIVDLLTKILKEDESNLYIFGRN
- the RNH1 gene encoding RNA-DNA hybrid ribonuclease (similar to Saccharomyces cerevisiae RNH1 (YMR234W); ancestral locus Anc_8.766); its protein translation is MKTGFISSLLSESGYSLFTKHIEVHSVFRVIKMAGKKGGYYAVQKGRNTGVYSSWEECKAQVSGFSGACYKRFDTLAESQAFASNNSGYSGYSGYSRGSSDSGNSENYNDSSTSIEYSRPTRHHNPSYSFNYPTFDSYYSSVSPSYTKFVSKSTPKINANSKTKNYYSVRSSSKESSSQIFDNWNDCQQYVKGRKGISFKKFDNQEDAINFMNGSSNPDVNYRYIGVSAEQFGSQYKIPKKSVKYDKISTVYCDGSALANGTSSSRAGYGVYFKDEEGYNISEPLRQGTQTNNRAELQAVSSCLDTIWENLTEREDKRNYEIKTDSEYVAKLLNDRYTSLTPSEQSSMPNRDIALDLIKKFAKVKEFYEINKDQFENKGEFKIQWVKGHAGEEGNEKADQLARAGALKL